The genome window TCGATTGGATTCGTTTCGACCGGGAATCCCTCGGTCGTTAGCAATGGAGATCTAGGTGTTTCTTCTTGTCCTTCAACTTCAATGTCGAACTTGTTTACTCCAACCGTGTTGAATGATCATACGAACTCGCAAAGCTCGAGGTTCTGCAGCGGTTTTAATGAACAAAACAGTATAGATGATTCTAATGTGACTGTTGTTGATGGGGAAGGTCTGAGTTCTTTGAGATCTAGTAGTGATAGAATTCTGGGTATGGATTGGAACCAACAAAGTTCATGGATGAAAGGAGTTTTCTCAGGGAATGTTCCTGGAATGTTTCCAGCTAATTTGTCTCAGCTACCAGCTGATTCGGCGTTCATAGAGCGTGCTGCACGGTTCTCTTGCTTCAATGGTGGCGTTTTCGGGGCTCCACCTGCTGGTTCATTTGGTATTTCAGGCTCTAATGGCATTCATTCTAGGGGTGCCTTTGGAAGTCAGGAACTAAACAAGGTTGTGTTGGAGGGTAAAGAAAAGAGTCCACCGAAGACCGAGAAAGAAAGCGAGATGTCTCGAGACAGGGCTAAACAAGGTTGTGTTGGTGAGTCTGGTAATGAATCTGATGAAACTGGGTTTAGTGGCGGTCAAGACGAGCAATGCACGTTGGGAGGTACCATTGCTGAACCATCTCGGGAAGGATTGTGCTTCAAGAAACGGAAAAGGGGCGATCGGGTAAACTATTATAATGCCTTTTCTGTCTTGTGTGTGTGATATTGAGGTGAGGTGGATGTTATCATTAACTTCTTAGAattgaatatttgattttgttagaATATGGAACTTGCTCAAGTGAAAGAAGCTCCAAAACAAATTAACGAAACTGCGAAGAACGGGGCGTTAACTCGGCAGAACGGAGACAGAGACCAAAACCCAAGTTTTACTACTAACAAGCCTGCTGGGAAGCAAGGAAAACAAGATTCTCAACCGTCGGATGCGCCCAAAGAAGAATATATTCACGTTAGAGCTCGAAGAGGCCAGGCGACGAACAGCCATAGTCTTGCCGAAAGGGTTAAcattttcttacattttcttCTTGTAGTTAACTAAAAACAAGTTTCGTATAGGGAAAGGGACTAATTTACTGTCTTTATAggtaagaagagaaaagataAGTGAAAGAATGAGGCTCCTTCAAGACCTCGTGCCCGGGTGCAGTAAGGTTTGTGAGTCGAATTTGTGAACTGTTCGTTTTGTCTACTTGTCATCACTATATCCTGAAAAGCTGCTCGGTTCTCAGGTCACTGGCAAAGCTGTAATGCTCGATGAGATCATTAACTATGTTCAATCGCTGCAACGACAAGTCGAGGTAACGAAAAGAAACCATACTTCCTGTTCTGTGGACTATGCGACCATATTCCCGATTGGTTCTTTATGAACCGCCCAGCTCGGCATAAGAGCATTTGTTCTTAAGCATATAGTTTCAAATTCGGTCGATATCTTTAACGATCTTATTTGGTTAATCTAATTTCCATAATACTCTGCAGTTTTTGTCAATGAAACTTGCAACAGTTAATCCCAAGCTGGATTTTAACATCGAAGAGCTCCTTACAAAAGAAGTAAGCAGGCTACTGTGATATCCAATGAAACAGTTCATGCTTCTTTGATTCCATGTGATAATCTTTACTCCATGTTTCTGAACAGATCATGCAATCAAAGGCTGGTCCATCCTTATTTGGTTTCCCTCCTGATCTGCCTATGCCTTACCTCCCGCAACATCCGACTCACCATGGAGTTATTCCGCCTTGTATCCCGAACATGGGGAGCTCTCCCGACCTGCTACGAAGAACGATTAATTCCCAGTTGACATCACTTGTTGGTGGATTCAAGGAGCCTGTTCaggttttttttctcatgTATCCTGAACTAAATTATCATGCATGTTTGGGCAATTATCTGTTCGATGTGATGCATAATATTTCACCGGCGCTCGGGATTAACTCTCTCTAACATGCTTACTCACACTGTATTTTGTGTTTGGTTATGTTTCAAAGAAATGGATGTTGACACGAAAGCTCATCCCGTCAAGATGCTTTTGTTCTAAGACTCCAATGCTTTTATGATCATATTGTAATATGACATGAATATGGCTTTTGCAGCTACCGAATGTATGGGAGAACGAGCTCCACAATGTCGTTCCAAGGAACTTCGACGTTGCTGCCCCCACCAGTGGCCAAGATGTCGATGGTACTATTCGTTCAAGTTTCTCCGTAGGCTAAAATCTAAGTTCTTAAAAGTAAGTGAGCTTCATTTTACTCTCTCAGGCTCTCCTCCACCATGCAACAACACCAGAGCAGAACTCTAAGTTTGCATTCGAGCTCTTAGTCTTTACATGATTCGAAGTTGTATAGGGTAAAACTAGCATGTGCATCCATAGAGAATAATGCAAATTTCATTTCTACCAAGTCTGATGGCGGGTTTCGCCGATAAGCTCGCAAACGTGGAAGAGAAGTTGGAACGGGGACTGAAGCGAGATCGGTAGGGATGGGAATCCAAACAGTTTTAACACATTTGCATGTATTTCAATGCAAGATGTTGAGAATAATACAAGGCAAGGCAAAGATTTGCTGCACAAAAACAGAGAACGTTGTAATGGTTCAGAAAAGAGGCTGCTGTCTCCACCAAGATTGAGAAAGTGTTAAGTTTTTGCATTTTccccattaaaatttaagatctTGCAGTTCGTGTGTGTGAACTCCAATCTGTTTACATATGTATGTTAGTTTCTTCTTTCATCAAGGCATCATTTGATAGCATTAGACGTGTTAAGGCCAAGACATTTCAAACTGTGAGAGATTTCATTTGCATTATTCTCAAGAATTGTGTACCTTTTTGCATTTTATTCCCACTGGATCCAGATTTAATCATCGAAATCGATGCATTTATGAATCAAAACTTGTTGAATGATCTGCCAAACACCACCAATATCTTGTTTCTTTCAAAGCAGTGTCAAAAGGCTGGCTTCTAACATCTAGCCAAGGTTAATTTCATCCTAATCCTGCCATGGATCATCCTCTGCCCTCACTTCCGAGGGTTCGATCACTTGCACTTCCGGTGCCTCGGCACTTTCGGattcagcagcagcagcagaagcATCATCTTCGACGTTGTCTTCTAATCTACCCCATCTGCCTCCAAGTGCCATTGCCATCATCTCATATATCTTGTTTCCTAATTCAGCTGGACTATCAGGCTGTATGAAGAAGAGCAGTGAGAGAACAATGTAAGACATCAATCAAAATCATGAACTCCTGGAAAATAATCAAACATTGATTGAACTTTCTCTTACAGAGAATCCACTGGATATCAATGCTGTCTCGTATAAAAGATCAACGGCTCTAGTAGCATCACTGCTATCCGGTGAATTTTTGCAAGCGGCCTGTAAAACAGGACAATGTGTCAACATACTTCTAAACTGTCATGAACTATTCTTATTCCATTTTCTCAATGGTATAACTAAAATCTCCTTAGTCAAATCATCTAATCCATCAACTATAAGAGTAGGAGGATGTCATCCCATcagcaagcaagcaagcaatTTTCAGACGTTGAGAACGTGGTTCGTGCATCAATCTTTGGCAAAAAATTTGGCTTCATCCTGATGTCCTAATCAAATTGTCTTACAGATAGACTAACTAGTACCTATTCCCAATCAAAACATAGGGATTGTTAGAAGTCTTACATTTAGATCCTTGACGATCGGATGGTCTGGATTAATCTCCAAAATTCTTCTTCCCCTCATAAACTCCAAACTCGAAGTATCTCCGAGAGCCTGTGCCTTCATTAGCCTGGAATAAGGGGGAAATCATCGATAAGATATTGTTACACTGAAACccccaaaaatatatttccaagtaaaaaaaaattcggcATCTCAATCGTATCAGAGAATGCTTAAAGCTCAATTTCGACAGGAATATCCAACTTGTTTAGTTATAATCAAATGGTTAAAATCTAAATCTATAAGAACTATTACATAAATCATTATGATATTCATCTGTAATAGGAAAGAGGCCAAACTGAGACAAAAAAGAGTACTTGTTTACATAAGTGAGTTACTTTTAATCTCGCAGTGTAGATAATAACCTATTAGAGAAGTACTCATTTATATCAGTCCACATCGAGATTGGTTATGTTGAGCATTTAATGTCGAAAGCATACCTTTCCATATTTGCAGACCATCCAAACTTGCCGGAAACTAGGACACACGGAGAAGAACTCAAGCGCTTAGAGACTTGGACTTTTGCTACCTTGTCACCTAGTTGTTGCTTAATCCAGTCACAGAGGAGGTTGTAATCTTGCTTAGTTTCTCTTTCTTGGACTTCATCTTCGTC of Cucurbita pepo subsp. pepo cultivar mu-cu-16 unplaced genomic scaffold, ASM280686v2 Cp4.1_scaffold001195, whole genome shotgun sequence contains these proteins:
- the LOC111786201 gene encoding transcription factor bHLH49-like is translated as MNGKDEFEDECRTSDPMSISSSWQFANESIGFVSTGNPSVVSNGDLGVSSCPSTSMSNLFTPTVLNDHTNSQSSRFCSGFNEQNSIDDSNVTVVDGEGLSSLRSSSDRILGMDWNQQSSWMKGVFSGNVPGMFPANLSQLPADSAFIERAARFSCFNGGVFGAPPAGSFGISGSNGIHSRGAFGSQELNKVVLEGKEKSPPKTEKESEMSRDRAKQGCVGESGNESDETGFSGGQDEQCTLGGTIAEPSREGLCFKKRKRGDRNMELAQVKEAPKQINETAKNGALTRQNGDRDQNPSFTTNKPAGKQGKQDSQPSDAPKEEYIHVRARRGQATNSHSLAERVRREKISERMRLLQDLVPGCSKVTGKAVMLDEIINYVQSLQRQVEFLSMKLATVNPKLDFNIEELLTKEIMQSKAGPSLFGFPPDLPMPYLPQHPTHHGVIPPCIPNMGSSPDLLRRTINSQLTSLVGGFKEPVQLPNVWENELHNVVPRNFDVAAPTSGQDVDGSPPPCNNTRAEL
- the LOC111786202 gene encoding heat shock protein 90-5, chloroplastic-like; protein product: MNLLLSNIFQVRIMRKRLVRKTFDMIQDISESENKEDYKKFWENFGRFLKLGCIEDTGNHKRITPLLRFYTSKSEEELKSLDDYVENMGENQKAIYYLATDSLKSAKSAPFLEKLLQKDIEVLYLIEPIDEVAIQNLQTYKEKKFVDISKEDLELGDEDEVQERETKQDYNLLCDWIKQQLGDKVAKVQVSKRLSSSPCVLVSGKFGWSANMERLMKAQALGDTSSLEFMRGRRILEINPDHPIVKDLNAACKNSPDSSDATRAVDLLYETALISSGFSPDSPAELGNKIYEMMAMALGGRWGRLEDNVEDDASAAAAESESAEAPEVQVIEPSEVRAEDDPWQD